A portion of the Plasmodium gaboni strain SY75 chromosome 5, whole genome shotgun sequence genome contains these proteins:
- a CDS encoding exported protein (PHISTc) — protein sequence MIICTYLKGKISPLIFVLLFMMMIHKERNGCQLEIYKIHNRMLSNVMEGHRNSFSNNEKKNKMKAHSSMTLNYTEQGIKSRNLRKGPKEYPPDKIRSIMSTFDKTVSKNVMYDTYYKLHNYQRKQFLRMVDEIWEYTITFSKENKIDENYRSKYFWECNNILQSNLTKMDNDDKDNFDKFLESHPDPCATEEFVTYMDNKIKLWDEFIIKKKNDLMLILKERLQRY from the coding sequence ATGATGATGATTCATAAAGAAAGGAACGGTTGTCAActtgaaatatataaaatacataataGAATGTTATCAAATGTAATGGAAGGTCATAGAAACTCTTTTTCTAAcaatgagaaaaaaaataaaatgaaagCACATTCATCTATGACATTAAATTATACAGAACAAGGAATTAAATCTCGTAATTTAAGAAAAGGTCCAAAGGAATATCCACCTGATAAAATACGAAGTATTATGAGTACCTTTGATAAAACTGTAAGTAAAAATGTTATGTATGATACCTATTATAAATTACATAATTATCAAAGGAAACAATTTCTTCGTATGGTAGATGAAATTTGGGAATATACAATTACATTttcaaaagaaaataaaatagacGAAAATTATAGATCCAAATACTTTTGGGAATGTAATAATATCCTTCAATCCAATTTAACAAAAATggataatgatgataaagACAATTTTGATAAATTTTTAGAATCTCATCCCGACCCATGTGCAACTGAAGAATTTGTTACATACATGGATAATAAGATAAAATTATGGGAtgaatttataataaaaaagaaaaatgatTTGATGCTTATTTTAAAGGAAAGATTGCAAAggtattaa